Proteins from one Candida orthopsilosis Co 90-125, chromosome 2 draft sequence genomic window:
- a CDS encoding Flc1 protein (involved in heme uptake in C. albicans): MLYKQFSVLFTFILCLFVSPTYARRKLSASSLVTCMDNSQISPQTFNVTFNPDDRSLRYTLDLNTEISGKVLAHVQVYAYGFLIIEKDVDLCDIGWKQFCPLYPGQLKVDSVEYISSTYTREIPGIAYQVPDIDAVVKVVVRDRSTGEQVSCLQASFTNGKTVSQTGVKWATAVIAGLGLLIAAMLSTFGNSNAASHIAANAVSLFLYFQSVVVVSMQAVERMPPIASAWAENLAWSMGLIRIKFMQQIFRWYVQSTGGTPTTYFIGETEQILVQKSKRSLEYESFYLGKKVIDYAKRGLDYSLHSNTYLIVLRGIRRIGHNSHIESTSIVPTGYTWFVLIGYLLVALLIFSKSIVVLLTRSGKLNPRSFSMFRSNFSSVVKGSILRYIWIGSTQLTIFSLWEFTRVDSGAVVVLAVLFLLLMIIVFGWSFYNVVRIGQLSRRKFNNPAALLYGEQKTLEKYGFCYTMFHAEYYWFGMVLLGYNVFKGIFIAFCQGSIGGKVSVWPIFIADLAYTIVLFWLKPFFNKPTNILNYMIAIVTTINSFLFLFFSDIFGQPAQVASIMGWVFFILNAAFSFVLLIFIIALSLFSVLSKNPDARFAPAKDDRFSFQRKSSIKDKSNRQSTYFTEKSGNAGGNELAALGIAAQDHSADWESQMYKLHDVSKEENEVSSSTTPDHIRPNNRPNNGDDIIESESVYSDEHGHNAGGAAEAEAAGTAGAAGATSTFGEWKNKLARKLSKKKSVKKHHSGSSDEANITRISDTLHYDDDYDEEDSNDKLDFTPSTHQQQQFQRPNPVHDDSEATNGHARNGSTTSNLVRSNPTNTLNIL, encoded by the coding sequence ATGCTATATAAACAGTTTCTGGTTTTATTCACATTCATATTATGTCTATTTGTATCACCCACCTATGCTAGGAGAAAATTATCTGCATCTTCTTTGGTGACATGTATGGATAACTCACAAATCTCACCACAAACATTTAATGTTACTTTTAATCCGGATGATCGCTCTTTACGATATACTTTGGATTTAAATACCGAGATTTCGGGTAAGGTTCTTGCTCATGTTCAAGTCTATGCTTATGGATTTCtaattattgaaaaagatgttgatttatGTGATATAGGATGGAAGCAATTTTGTCCTCTTTATCCAGGGCAGTTGAAAGTAGATTCCGTTGAATATATTAGTTCAACTTATACTAGAGAAATTCCTGGTATTGCTTATCAAGTTCCTGATATTGATGCTGTGGTTAAAGTTGTTGTTCGTGATCGATCAACCGGTGAACAGGTATCCTGTCTTCAAGCTAGTTTCACTAATGGTAAAACAGTTAGCCAAACTGGGGTTAAATGGGCTACTGCTGTTATTGCTGGTTTAGGTTTACTTATTGCCGCCATGTTGTCCACCTTTGGAAATTCCAATGCTGCTTCTCATATTGCTGCCAATGCTGTTTCCCTTTTCCTTTATTTCCaaagtgttgttgttgtatcCATGCAAGCAGTGGAAAGAATGCCACCAATTGCAAGTGCATGGGCTGAGAATTTAGCTTGGTCAATGGGTTTGATTCGAATCAAGTTTatgcaacaaattttcaGATGGTATGTTCAACTGACTGGTGGAACGCCAACAACTTATTTCATTGGAGAAACTGAGCAAATTCTTGTGCAAAAGAGTAAACGTTCATTGGAGTATGAATCGTTTTATTTGGGTAAAAAAGTGATTGATTATGCCAAACGTGGATTGGATTATTCCTTACATTCAAATACatatttgattgttttacGTGGTATCAGGAGAATTGGCCACAACTCACatattgaatcaacttcaattgtcCCTACCGGATATACTTGGTTTGTCCTCATTGGATATTTGCTTGTCGctttattgattttttccaaatccatTGTGGTTTTGTTAACAAGATCAGGCAAATTAAATCCCCGCAGTTTTTCCATGTTCAGATCTAACTTCAGTAGCGTTGTTAAAGGATCAATATTGAGATACATTTGGATTGGATCAActcaattgacaattttcTCATTATGGGAGTTTACTAGAGTTGATTCTGGTGCCGTTGTTGTATTGGCAGTATTAttccttcttttgatgattaTTGTGTTTGGTTGGAGTTTTTACAATGTTGTACGTATTGGACAATTGTCACGTCGCAAGTTTAATAACCCAGCTGCATTGTTGTATGGTGAACAAAAGACTTTGGAGAAGTATGGTTTTTGCTACACAATGTTTCATGCTGAGTACTATTGGTTTGGAATGGTTTTACTTGGATATAATGTATTCAAAGGTATTTTCATTGCCTTTTGTCAAGGCTCAATCGGTGGTAAAGTTTCCGTTTGGCCTATTTTCATTGCTGATTTGGCATACActattgtattgttttggCTTAAAccattcttcaataaaccaacaaatattttgaaCTATATGATTGCCATTGTTACtacaatcaattcatttttgttcttATTCTTTTCCGATATTTTTGGCCAACCAGCACAAGTTGCTTCAATTATGGGTTGGGTGTTTTTCATCCTCAATGCAGCATTTtcatttgtattgttgattttcatcattgccctttcattgttttcagTATTGAGCAAGAATCCCGATGCCAGATTTGCTCCAGCTAAGGATGATCGTTTTTCGtttcaaagaaaatcatcaattaaagATAAGAGCAATCGTCAATCAACCTATTTCACAGAAAAAAGTGGCAATGCTGGAGGTAATGAATTGGCAGCATTGGGTATTGCAGCTCAAGACCATTCGGCTGATTGGGAATCACAAATGTATAAATTGCACGATGTATCTAAAGAAGAGAATGAGGTATCATCATCTACTACGCCAGATCATATTAGACCAAATAATAGGCCCAATAATGGTGACGACATAATTGAATCGGAGTCAGTGTATTCCGATGAACATGGGCACAACGCTGGAGGAGCAGCAGAAGCAGAAGCAGCAGGGACAGCAGGGGCAGCAGGTGCAACCTCAACATTTGGTGAATGGAAGAATAAACTTGCAAGGAAATtgtcaaagaaaaaaagtgTCAAGAAACATCACAGTGGTAGTAGTGATGAAGCCAACATCACCAGAATCAGTGACACATTACATTACGACGACgattatgatgaagaagattcaaatgataaattaGACTTTACACCAAGT